The following proteins come from a genomic window of Oncorhynchus masou masou isolate Uvic2021 chromosome 25, UVic_Omas_1.1, whole genome shotgun sequence:
- the LOC135513608 gene encoding ankyrin repeat and death domain-containing protein 1A-like — translation MDVKNRAQDTGRSHRIFTMERMSLKERMGAQLMKELNLNPKTPKTTKKAVKGFTDFIQNMETGETNSYNNEEMLLELEKEYIEAAKINDVQTMKILGRAVKVDAKNLHDRTALHYAVAGKNIEAVQVLLQRRANINQEDKHGVTAIHLAAWFGSLPILKLLVQGGADQKVENALGMNIMHCAAINNHTDIMTFIIYDLMMKELDKEDLSGHRAFALAAEHGSVEMLQMLMEEAYNMATMEEDQNRNTPLHLAAGNGHLDVVQLLLKSFETRNEVNTAGETALYLAAGAAHEDCVQALLEAGCDPNIVTMDQSSALHRVSEKGHTSLVRLLIENSAQVDLQNQHLQAPLYLAVKNCHIPVIHTLLEAGCNINVTDHRSQTVLHVAAELARVDIVEMLLKAGMNLVLQDKQGKTALGVAARADEVIIVDMIIKAERYLTWRMANTELNENLHSQTPLTFKLDHRTESKQTRSTAWHLAYRLLKPGDWKRLALHWHFTEQQVAAIEEQWTGQQSYQEHGNRMLLIWLHGVELAQRSPAKELYQGLLAIGNKTIADKIRMDTEEGDMKKCILS, via the exons ATGGATGTGAAGAATAGGG CCCAGGATACAGGGAGAAGTCATCGGATATTCACCATGGAGAGAATGTCcttgaaggagaggatgggggcaCAGCTGATGAAGGAGCTGAACCTGAACCCTAAAACGCCAAAAACCACAAAAAAAGCAGTCAAGGGATTCACTGACTTTATACAGAACATGGAGACAGGGGAGACCAACAGTTACAATAATGAAGAAATGT TGCTGGAGCTAGAGAAGGAGTACATTGAAGCAGCAAAGATAAATGATGTACAGACCATGAAGATTCTGGGAAGGGCAGTCAAGGTTGACGCAAAGAACTTG CATGATCGCACTGCCCTGCACTATGCAGTTGCTGGAAAAAACATAGAGGCCGTCCAAGTCCTTCTCCAGCGCAGAGCAAACATCAATCAAGAGGACAAG CATGGAGTGACAGCCATCCACCTGGCTGCCTGGTTTGGGAGTCTGCCCATCCTGAAGTTGCTTGTGCAGGGTGGTGCTGATCAGAAGGTTGAGAATGCG CTGGGAATGAACATCATGCACTGTGCTGCCATCAACAACCACACTGACATAATGACATTCATCATCTACGACCTGATGATGAAAGAGCTGGACAAAGAGGACCTG TCTGGACACAGAGCGTTTGCTTTGGCAGCAGAGCATGGCTCTGTGGAGATGCTGCAGATGTTGATGGAGGAGGCATACAATATGGCCACCATGGAggaagaccag AATAGGAACACACCTCTGCATTTGGCTGCCGGCAATGGCCACTTGGATGTCGTCCAGCTACTGCTGAAGAGCTTTGAAACTCGCAATGAAGTCAATACG GCTGGGGAGACGGCTCTATACCTGGCTGCTGGCGCTGCCCATGAGGACTGCGTCCAGGCTCTGTTGGAGGCAGGCTGTGACCCAAACATTGTCACCATG GACCAAAGCAGTGCTCTACACCGTGTCTCAGAGAAGGGCCACACATCGTTGGTGAGACTCCTCATAGAGAACTCGGCCCAGGTGGACTTACAAAACCAG CACCTCCAGGCTCCTCTCTACCTGGCAGTGAAGAACTGTCACATCCCTGTCATCCACACACTGCTCGAGGCTGGCTGCAACATCAACGTCACTGATCAC AGGTCCCAGACTGTCCTGCATGTCGCTGCAGAGCTGGCCAGAGTGGACATTGTTGAGATGCTTCTGAAAGCTGGGATGAACCTAGTCCTCCAAGACAAG CAGGGTAAGACAGCACTGGGTGTGGCAGCCCGAGCAGACGAGGTCATCATCGTTGACATGATCATCAAGGCAGAGAGATATTTGACATGGAGGATG GCCAACACTGAGCTTAATGAGAACCTTCACAGCCAGACTCCGCTGACGTTTAAATTAGACCACCGCACAGAGAGCAAACAGACCCGCAGCACTGCCTGGCACCTGGCCTACCGCCTGCTGAAGCCAGGTGACTGGAAGAGGCTGGCGCTGCACTGGCATTTCACTGAGCAGCAGGTGGCTGCCATCGAGGAGCAGTGgacag ggcagcAGAGCTACCAGGAACATGGGAACAGGATGCTGTTGATCTGGCTTCATGGGGTAGAGCTGGCCCAAAGGAGTCCTGCTAAAGAGCTGTACCAGGGCCTGCTTGCCATAGGCAACAAGACTATAGCAG ATAAAATACGAATGGACACAGAGGAAGGAGACATGAAGAAATGCATCCTTTCATAA